A genomic region of Eucalyptus grandis isolate ANBG69807.140 chromosome 5, ASM1654582v1, whole genome shotgun sequence contains the following coding sequences:
- the LOC104447282 gene encoding zingipain-2 isoform X2 → MSSAVRTLHESNIAEQHEQWMAQYGRTYKDQGEKEKRRAIFKKHLQFIEDFNASGNRTFKLGINQFSDLTDDEFIQSHTGYLASKQVKSRRNASLSQQYPSGDVPESIDWVEKGAANPIKDQGQCGSCWAFSAVAAVEGITQIKSGKLPVLSEQQLIDCDTKNNGCEGGLPDDAFQYIIQNQGITSEDTYTYQEMEGTCDSTKEAQQAAQITDFADVQPGEDELLKAVALQPVSVGIAAGGQEFRRYSGGVFNGDCGEQLDHAVVVVGYGTSEEGKFWKIRNSWGESWGEDGYMRIQRGGESSYGLCGIASQASYPIA, encoded by the exons ATGTCCAGCGCAG TCCGCACATTGCATGAATCCAACATTGCCGAGCAGCACGAGCAATGGATGGCCCAATATGGTCGGACATACAAGGACCAAGGGGAGAAGGAGAAACGCCGGGCGATTTTCAAGAAACACTTGCAGTTCattgaggatttcaatgcatCCGGGAATCGGACTTTCAAGTTAGGCATCAATCAATTCTCGGATTTGACTGATGACGAATTCATTCAGAGCCACACGGGATACTTGGCGTCCAAGCAAGTGAAGTCCCGCAGAAATGCGTCATTGAGCCAACAATATCCGAGTGGGGATGTTCCTGAGAGCATCGATTGGGTGGAGAAAGGCGCCGCAAATCCAATCAAGGACCAAGGCCAATGTG GATCCTGTTGGGCATTCTCAGCAGTCGCAGCAGTAGAAGGAATCACGCAGATCAAAAGCGGTAAACTGCCGGTACTGTCCGAGCAACAACTAATCGATTGCGATACCAAAAACAATGGCTGCGAGGGCGGTCTTCCTGACGATGCTTTCCAGTACATCATCCAAAACCAAGGAATCACCTCTGAGGATACATACACGTACCAAGAGATGGAAGGGACTTGTGACTCAACGAAAGAGGCCCAACAGGCCGCGCAGATCACAGATTTTGCAGACGTGCAGCCTGGTGAGGACGAGCTCCTGAAGGCAGTTGCACTACAGCCGGTCTCAGTCGGAATCGCCGCAGGTGGGCAGGAGTTCCGACGCTACAGCGGCGGAGTGTTCAATGGGGATTGTGGCGAGCAGTTGGACCATGCAGTCGTTGTGGTCGGGTATGGGACGAGTGAGGAAGGAAAGTTCTGGAAGATCCGAAACTCCTGGGGCGAGAGTTGGGGTGAAGATGGTTATATGAGGATTCAAAGAGGTGGTGAAAGTTCTTACGGATTATGCGGGATCGCATCGCAAGCTTCTTATCCGATTGCATGA
- the LOC104447282 gene encoding zingipain-2 isoform X1: MAFSLKSEFIVALALILNAWAWHATSVRTLHESNIAEQHEQWMAQYGRTYKDQGEKEKRRAIFKKHLQFIEDFNASGNRTFKLGINQFSDLTDDEFIQSHTGYLASKQVKSRRNASLSQQYPSGDVPESIDWVEKGAANPIKDQGQCGSCWAFSAVAAVEGITQIKSGKLPVLSEQQLIDCDTKNNGCEGGLPDDAFQYIIQNQGITSEDTYTYQEMEGTCDSTKEAQQAAQITDFADVQPGEDELLKAVALQPVSVGIAAGGQEFRRYSGGVFNGDCGEQLDHAVVVVGYGTSEEGKFWKIRNSWGESWGEDGYMRIQRGGESSYGLCGIASQASYPIA, encoded by the exons ATGGCATTTTCTCTCAAGAGTGAATTCATCGTTGCCCTTGCTCTAATTCTTAACGCTTGGGCATGGCATGCCACTTCAGTCCGCACATTGCATGAATCCAACATTGCCGAGCAGCACGAGCAATGGATGGCCCAATATGGTCGGACATACAAGGACCAAGGGGAGAAGGAGAAACGCCGGGCGATTTTCAAGAAACACTTGCAGTTCattgaggatttcaatgcatCCGGGAATCGGACTTTCAAGTTAGGCATCAATCAATTCTCGGATTTGACTGATGACGAATTCATTCAGAGCCACACGGGATACTTGGCGTCCAAGCAAGTGAAGTCCCGCAGAAATGCGTCATTGAGCCAACAATATCCGAGTGGGGATGTTCCTGAGAGCATCGATTGGGTGGAGAAAGGCGCCGCAAATCCAATCAAGGACCAAGGCCAATGTG GATCCTGTTGGGCATTCTCAGCAGTCGCAGCAGTAGAAGGAATCACGCAGATCAAAAGCGGTAAACTGCCGGTACTGTCCGAGCAACAACTAATCGATTGCGATACCAAAAACAATGGCTGCGAGGGCGGTCTTCCTGACGATGCTTTCCAGTACATCATCCAAAACCAAGGAATCACCTCTGAGGATACATACACGTACCAAGAGATGGAAGGGACTTGTGACTCAACGAAAGAGGCCCAACAGGCCGCGCAGATCACAGATTTTGCAGACGTGCAGCCTGGTGAGGACGAGCTCCTGAAGGCAGTTGCACTACAGCCGGTCTCAGTCGGAATCGCCGCAGGTGGGCAGGAGTTCCGACGCTACAGCGGCGGAGTGTTCAATGGGGATTGTGGCGAGCAGTTGGACCATGCAGTCGTTGTGGTCGGGTATGGGACGAGTGAGGAAGGAAAGTTCTGGAAGATCCGAAACTCCTGGGGCGAGAGTTGGGGTGAAGATGGTTATATGAGGATTCAAAGAGGTGGTGAAAGTTCTTACGGATTATGCGGGATCGCATCGCAAGCTTCTTATCCGATTGCATGA